A genomic region of Polypterus senegalus isolate Bchr_013 chromosome 17, ASM1683550v1, whole genome shotgun sequence contains the following coding sequences:
- the pigv gene encoding palmitoyltransferase ZDHHC18-A isoform X1: MKGCVLSRKNASGFLAGFGRPVYFQKGMTKETRTDTSKVLIFAVFSRIVSLVLQAVCNLLIPDHEPDAFQPPRLCKPSKYDTVVEALFGGLSRWDAEHFLFIAEHGYVFEHNFAFFPLLPLSLRAVASSLYWPLGGWLNFRSCLLLSAVVINSVLFVLNTVTLFKLSRLVLQDRLLAYYSSLLYSITPANVFMVVAYSESLFAFLSFAAMLQLEKKRITLSCILFALATATRSNGIVSAGFLGYSQLQNCIQHLRVTRRNKNTSKLLPCVGISAWFFLLVLVGTVVILLPFGLFQYYGYKVFCNPTRRIEDLPLALIKLSNRKGYRLPDVSQELPAWCFYQWPLLYSYIQDVYWNVGFLRYYKLRQVPNFLLGLPIIVLGTQAAWRYFRTKPWFCLQLGLVRRDDMTDNTHNDGKIKANKLAQGFFSARVFVYLVHGTLLLMFGIFCMHVQVTTRFLASSSPILYWYCTQLLRDNEPLLNLESKEKQTPLSVKQQTHKRPGSFIICRLLWKVVPRNTLTELLVKWKQTNLVTKCILGYFVSYWVLGLLLHCNFLPWT, encoded by the exons ACCTGTATACTTCCAGAAGGGGATGACTAAAGAGACGAGAACAGACACCAGTAAAGTGCTTATATTTGCAGTTTTTTCTCGGATTGTGTCATTGGTGCTACAG GCTGTGTGTAACCTTCTAATACCAGATCATGAACCTGATGCCTTCCAACCTCCCCGTTTGTGTAAACCCAGCAAATATGACACTGTGGTGGAAGCACTTTTTGGGGGTCTGTCACGATGGGACGCTGAACACTTCCTCTTCATTGCAGAGCATGGTTATGTATTTGAACATAACTTCGCCTTCTTTCCACTGCTTCCTCTGAGTCTGAGAGCTGTAGCAAGCAGTCTGTACTGGCCTCTAGGAGGATGGCTTAATTTTCGAAGCTGCTTACTTCTGTCTGCTGTTGTCATAAActctgttctttttgttttaaatactgtCACCTTATTCAAGCTCAGCAGGCTAGTCCTTCAAGATCGTCTACTAGCATATTACTCAAGCCTTCTGTACAGCATTACACCAGCTAATGTCTTTATGGTGGTTGCCTATTCGGAGAGCCTTTTTGCCTTTCTCTCATTTGCGGCCATGTTGCAGCTAGAAAAAAAGAGGATCACCCTGAGCTGCATTCTGTTTGCCCTGGCAACAGCTACTCGATCAAATGGTATTGTCAGTGCAGGTTTTCTGGGCTATAGTCAGCTACAGAACTGTATTCAACATCTCAGAGTAACCAGACGAAATAAAAACACATCAAAGCTTTTACCCTGTGTGGGGATTTCAGCTTGGTTTTTTTTGCTGGTGCTGGTGGGAACTGTGGTCATTCTTTTACCCTTTGGCCTTTTTCAGTATTATGGATACAAAGTGTTCTGTAATCCCACAAGAAGAATTGAAGATTTGCCTCTTGCATTGATTAAACTGTCAAACCGAAAAGGGTATCGGCTTCCAGATGTATCTCAAGAGCTCCCAGCTTGGTGTTTTTACCAATGGCCTCTGCTGTATTCCTACATACAAGATGTTTATTGGAATGTGGGATTTCTGAGATATTACAAACTCAGGCAGGTGCCAAACTTTCTGCTGGGTCTGCCCATTATAGTTCTGGGCACTCAAGCTGCCTGGCGTTATTTCAGGACAAAGCCTTGGTTTTGTTTGCAGTTAGGACTTGTAAGAAGAGATGACATGACTGACAACACACATAACGATGGAAAAATCAAAGCCAACAAGCTAGCCCAGGGATTTTTTTCTGCCCGTGTTTTTGTTTACCTAGTTCATGGAACGCTCTTACTAATGTTTGGGATCTTTTGCATGCATGTACAG GTAACAACACGGTTTCTAGCCTCTTCATCCCCAATCTTGTACTGGTATTGTACTCAGCTTCTTCGGGATAATGAGCCTTTGCTTAATTTGGAGAGCAAGGAGAAGCAAACACCTTTATCAGTGAAACAACAAACGCATAAGAGACCAGGTTCCTTTATAATCTGCCGTTTACTTTGGAAAGTCGTTCCCAGAAATACACTCACAGAACTATTGGTTAAGTGGAAGCAAACCAATTTGGTTACAAAGTGCATCCTTGGTTACTTTGTGTCCTACTGGGTCTTGGGACTTCTTCTGCACTGCAATTTTCTTCCATGGACATAA